One stretch of Arachis duranensis cultivar V14167 chromosome 1, aradu.V14167.gnm2.J7QH, whole genome shotgun sequence DNA includes these proteins:
- the LOC107492058 gene encoding uncharacterized protein LOC107492058 has translation MPDPKSFLISYTIGNITSEKALCDLGSRINFMPLYVMKKLGSQEAQPTRIALEMADKSRKQAYGLVENVLVKVGELFLLADFVILDIGGDTDDFIIIGRPFLATRRTLIDVKRGELVLRLHEDYMVFDD, from the coding sequence ATGCCAGACCCCAAAAGCTTCCTGATCTCCTATACCATTGGGAATATTACATCTGAGAAGGCACTGTGTGATCTTGGTTCAAGAATAAATTTTATGCCGCTCTATGTAATGAAGAAATTGGGGAGCCAAGAAGCGCAACCTACAAGAATAGCACTGGAGATGGCTGACAAGTCTCGAAAGCAAGCATATGGGCTAGTGGAGAACGTACTGGTCAAGGTTGGAGAGCTATTCCTCCTGGCAGATTTTGTGATACTTGACATAGGAGGGGATACAGATGACTTCATAATTATAGGAAGGCCATTCCTAGCCACTAGAAGAACCCTAATTGATGTTAAGAGGGGTGAATTGGTGCTAAGGTTACATGAGGATTACATGGTTTTTGACGATTAG